The Scyliorhinus canicula chromosome 21, sScyCan1.1, whole genome shotgun sequence region CTCCCTTCTTGAGGGACCAGTTTTTGTTGAACGATTCAAAGGATGTCAGAATTTCACTTCTCCAGAGTTCAGAGGTTGGAGAGCAAATACTGTTGTCCTGCTACACTGGTATCCTGGAGTTCCCCGTGAAGGAATTGGTAAACTACTTAACTGCTGCAAGCTACCTTCAAATGGGCCACATTGTGGAGAGGTGCACGCAGGCCCTTTCTAAATATATTGAGCCAAAATTGTTGTCTGAAGACCAAGCGCACAACATAGGTGAAAGCAGCACTTCAACTACGTTTCCTGAAAGTTCAGAAAGGCCACTGGAAAGCTCTCCACCTGATTCTGAAAAGAGCAAAATGGAAGATCTTACGCAAACTAGAGATGTCTCTGAATGTGATACTGACTCCGAGGATAGCAACATTCGTATTGTTAAGGTGGAATCGCTGACTAGTGATATTCAGGAGAGTGAGAATGGTGACAGCTTGAGCCACCTCTCAAATAATTTCAGTAATAGTGTGGAAAGAGCCATTGCAAATTCTCCGGAATCACAGCATTCCCTTGTCAATTCAACTGTTGATTCTAGAAGCAACAAAGTGGTAGATAGTTGTTTACAGAATTTTGTAGCTGATCCACCCAGATTGTCGGAAGTTGTCAATGGTACAAGTTTCATGCTGGCAGCCAATGAGTTTGAGTTACAAGGTTTGAGTAGTTTTCCAAATGAGGAAATGGCGGCGGCAGGTGGGTTTTTATTCAAACGCAACAGAGGCACAAAACTGTTTGCAAATAAAACAGTGTACACCAACCATTTTAAAATGCAAGACAAATGGCTTCAGAAGCCTCACCATTGCAGTAAATGTGGGAAAATCTTTCAGCACCTCGAAAACTTCATCAGTCACTTGAAAACACACAAACTTTTCCTGTGCCTGCGCTGTGGGAAGATTTTCACGCAAAAAAGCAATCTGACACGGCATATCCGAGTCCACACCGGAATCAAACCCTATCAGTGCACAATTTGCGGGAAGACATTCACTCAGAAATGTTCTCTGCAGGACCACCTGAATCTCCATAGTGGTGACAGACCACACAAGTGTAACTACTGTGATGTGGGCTTTGCACATAAGCCTGCACTCAGGCGGCACCTCAAAGAACAGCATGGGAAGAAATGTGTAGATAATGTCACCGAAGGAAGCATACAAGAAATTACTCTGGAAGTAGATACTATTGAATGACTGCAGTAGTGCTGTTCGTGATCTAATATCTTCTGAGAATGTCAACTGAAATTTGTTGGCCACGCAGTAAATTTAAACACTTTTTGGGAAGGTTGGTAAAAACTTTGCACCAAATCAACATACTAAAGGTATCTCATCAGTGGGTTAGTAAACACACAGAGCTTTgcactgtgaagaaatgttcTGTAGATTTCTCTCTCTTCTAGCTGATGAAATAGAGCATTATAAGCTAACAATTGTTTTAATCGATGTTTGATAGAATGTCTGTCACTTGAAAGATGCAGTTTAGTACTTTAAAAAGAACTACGTGCGTTCCAGTGGGCCACTTAGCTATCAAGGTTGGCCAGGTGGCATATGACCTCTATTCTAGAACTGTTTAAAATAAGGCTCAAGAGTTCACCTGGTTAGTTAACCAATTACCCAGGGCTAACACTTAAAATATGAAACTTTGCCTTATGACTGTTGAAATAGGAATAAGAGTTGGCTATTCAGCCCTTGAGCCTATTCCACCATTAAATCAGATTGTGGCTAATttgtacctcaactccactttcgaaTTTGTTCCATATCTTTGATGCCCTTACTGAACAAAAAACTATTTGTTTTGGTCTTGAACATTTCAAATGGTCCAGTCTTTAGGGATAGAGTGGGGTTCCAGACTTTCATATTGCTTTGTTGCGAAAAAGGTGCTTCCTAACTAAAGCCTCCCCTGCCGCCTGCACTGGATTCTCTCGCCAAAGAAAATAGTTCTTTTGAACCTACCCTACCAAAACCCTTTATTATTTTAAACACCTCAAAGCACATTGCTCTGTTTTTACCTTCTTCCGATTTATTTTTCTGAAATAATACCATCATTTTAAAATCTATTCTCAAATGGTCAGGGCACTGTTCTACAGTCTATCTGATCCTGTCTTCCTGCCTCCAGATATGTAGCTGTAGAATATGCAATTTTGGAAGACTAAGACTGACTAAAGATAGGCAAGAATTTGTAGTTGCTGTTTTTTCAGCATAGATCTAAAATGGTAGATCTATAATTAGATTTTTTTCAAGAGTAGTAATTCTTTCATTGGAACTTGACGTTGCGAGAATTGCTATACTAGATCATTGCTGTGAGCAGAATTGCAGTTTATGCTGCTTTACCTTGGTAACTGAAAATTAAACGACCGGATTATGTGCTACATGTTATCATGGGAAttaatcatagattcatagagttttacaacacagaaagaggttTTTCGACCCATAGTGTCACTGCCGGCTATCAggacttggtctgtagccttgtatgctatggtgtttcaagtgttcatctaaatgcttcttacacGTTGCAAGGGTTCTCtttctcaccccctctcccaaaccaccacccaccaccctttcaggcagtgagttccagattcccaccactctctggatgaaaaaAGTTTTCCCCTCCAACCTCTTCTAAagctccttaccttaaatttatgccccctggttattgacccctcttctaaggggaaatgtttcttctcaTCTACCCTATCTACATCCTTCATAATTCTGTACATCTGGGGtaccccctcagccttccctgctctaaggaaaacaaccccagcataTTCAGCGTCTCTTAAGAGCTAACATGTGcccgcccaggcaacatcctctgcaccttttctagTGAAATcatgtccttcctatagtgtggtgacaagAACTATACattgtactctagctgtggcctaacaagagTTACATACAGTTCCATCACAACCTCCCCTGCTCCTCTGTTCTAAGCCATGGCTAataaggcaagtatcccatatgccttcttaatcacctcatctacctgttctgcTGTGCTTCCGGAATCTCTGGAAATACACCCCAAA contains the following coding sequences:
- the zbtb26 gene encoding zinc finger and BTB domain-containing protein 26, coding for MAPTSDVLCFKFSSYGDSMLQKMNFLRQQKRFCDVTIRINNVAFLGHKIIFAACSPFLRDQFLLNDSKDVRISLLQSSEVGEQILLSCYTGILEFPVKELVNYLTAASYLQMGHIVERCTQALSKYIEPKLLSEDQAHNIGESSTSTTFPESSERPLESSPPDSEKSKMEDLTQTRDVSECDTDSEDSNIRIVKVESLTSDIQESENGDSLSHLSNNFSNSVERAIANSPESQHSLVNSTVDSRSNKVVDSCLQNFVADPPRLSEVVNGTSFMLAANEFELQGLSSFPNEEMAAAGGFLFKRNRGTKLFANKTVYTNHFKMQDKWLQKPHHCSKCGKIFQHLENFISHLKTHKLFLCLRCGKIFTQKSNLTRHIRVHTGIKPYQCTICGKTFTQKCSLQDHLNLHSGDRPHKCNYCDVGFAHKPALRRHLKEQHGKKCVDNVTEGSIQEITLEVDTIE